In Triplophysa rosa unplaced genomic scaffold, Trosa_1v2 scaffold30_ERROPOS127347, whole genome shotgun sequence, a genomic segment contains:
- the rassf6 gene encoding ras association domain-containing protein 6: MNAGELTSIVHIGAGKTCSRAEFDSFLNTYNCFLKDITHLQLTVHENAGGVTFEGILVISWGVKKPIQLKIQDEKQIFLGESPIKSPDLISPLGNKRGMTRWGEFDDLHHIDELAEVIQDGSKPDNLAEDYIEYESKTLRPLRSKSISDDSSNLFRTMSDASLVKMRVKSKKTADRQSNRNYRFSINGHFYNYKTSIFTPSYGATTNVHIDSKMTTQEVITQLLHKFKIENNPNEFALYCIHQSGEKRKLNSSDLPLWERVLQGPSDSIMRMFLMDSDEREVSLDVAQYLNLELPILKVVLQKLEEQENQEIQRIISKYQHQRKLILQCLHKKLPVKTETTV; encoded by the exons ATGAATGCAGGCGAGTTAACCTCTATTGTTCATATTGGTGCTGGAAAGACTTGCTCCAG GGCTGAATTTGACTCATTCTTGAACACCTACAACTGCTTTCTTAAAGACATAACACACCTGCAGCTTACAGTCCATGAG aatgcagGAGGGGTGACATTCGAAGGGATCCTGGTCATTTCCTGGGGGGTGAAGAAGCCCATCCAGCTAAAAATACAAGatgaaaaacagatttttctAGGCGAGTCTCCCATCAAATCACCAGACCTGATCAGTCCACTTGGAAACAAAAG GGGTATGACACGGTGGGGAGAGTTTGATGATCTTCATCATATTGATGAGCTAGCAGAAGTAATTCAAGATGGATCCAAACCTGACAATCTTGCTGAAG ACTACATTGAATATGAAAGCAAGACATTAAGGCCTCTTCGGTCAAAGTCGATCAGCGATGACAGTTCAAATCTATTTCGAACCATGAGTGATGCCTCACTTGTGAAAATGAGGGTGAAAAGTAAGAAGACGGCAGACAGACAGAGCAACAGAAACTATCGTTTCTCCATCAACGGACACTTTTACAACTACAAG ACATCTATTTTCACGCCTTCATATGGAGCAACAACAAATGTCCACATCGACAGCAAGATGACAACACAGGAGGTCATAACACAGCTGCTCCACAAATTTAAA ATAGAAAACAATCCAAATGAATTTGCCCTCTACTGCATTCATCAAAGTGGAG AGAAAAGAAAGCTGAACAGTTCAGACCTGCCACTGTGGGAACGTGTTCTACAAGGGCCATCAGACAGCATTATGAGAATGTTCCTCATGGACAGTGACGAACGTGAAGTTAGCCTTGAT GTCGCTCAATACCTCAATTTAGAGCTGCCCATTTTGAAGGTAGTTCTGCAAAAACTGGAGGAGCAAGAAAACCAAGAAATACAAAGGATAATATCAAA gtACCAACATCAGCGCAAACTCATACTGCAATGCTTACATAAAAAGTTGCCTGTTAAGACTGAGACAACAGTATAA
- the si:busm1-57f23.1 gene encoding cystatin-C — MAVSLLLLVSFLSVFHLSQADQPLEELSIVPIKFQPFGGWTEASPEREDIIEVAKKAVEEFNTKSKAKKYFKLLNIRSARTQVTNMINYNIEATMGKTKCPKSENVDIESCVMAKKQLACKFDVTFDPRNDQHVVEIKACKKTS; from the exons ATGGCTGTCTCTTTACTTCTCCTGGTCTCGTTTCTTTCTGTATTTCACCTCAGCCAAGCTGATCAGCCTTTGGAGGAATTAAGTATTGTACCAA TAAAATTCCAGCCTTTTGGTGGCTGGACTGAAGCGAGTCCAGAGAGGGAAGACATTATAGAGGTTGCAAAGAAAGCTGTAGAGGAATTCAACACAAAGTCTAAAGCaaagaaatattttaaacttCTCAATATCAGATCTGCTCGCACTCAG GTCACAAATATGATAAACTACAATATTGAGGCTACAATGGGAAAGACAAAATGCCCCAAATCAGAAAATGTAGATATTGAGTCTTGTGTCATGGCAAAAAAG caactggcatgcaaatttgacGTAACCTTCGATCCAAGGAATGATCAACATGTGGTGGAGATAAAAGCCTGCAAAAAAACGTCTTAA